CTCAATAAAGCCATTTAGTATTTTTAATTACCCACTATAGAGTATATGATTATTCTGACTTgatcaatttcaatgaattttaggTCAAAGTAAAATTTGCTGAGATAAGAGATGTTCAAGACTCGGCGGGTAGTGCCCGTGAGTCAAATCAGCTGCAAAGTTTAGCTAAGAGTAAAAGTCTATGTGACAGAAAAGCACAGAAGGCAAACCAGCTGAGTCAAGAAGATGATTCGGACGAGTCATCCACATTTGAAGCAGTGGAACCGAAGGCAATTGAGTCGGGATCGTTACCGAGTTTAGAAACTCAGCCTGACTCAGTCAACAAAGTTGGGTGGTTCTCTTGGAAGAGAAGGAGATTGAGTCTTAGACCAACGAGGAGTAAAGCAGAACCGTTAATTAAAAAGAGTCGTAGCTTTAGTGTTGTGTCACGACTAAGCCAACAGGTACATTTGCAACAATCTCCCGTCCATATTATATGTCTTTAAAAGGTTTCTGCATGTACATTTAATAGTAGTAGATTTGTTTTTACAACAAAATTTGTCCAAACTACAATTATTTATCTTTCTTTAAACATCTCACTTAATTAAAAATCTTCTAATTAGAACAGGGTAGATTTgaaaaaaatgtaacaaatgaTTTCTCGTTTTTCTGAAACAATAAATATCTTTGAAACAAATTCGTTTTGCCCTATTGTATTACCCTCGTCCCATTTTAAATGTTGTTTTAGCTCTCTTCACGTTCATTAAGAAAACAATAAATACAAGGTATAATTTACTAAGTTAACCCTATTAAATGCTTTTTAAGAATTGGACAGTATTAAAAAGAAATACTACTTCTTTAGCATTAAGGGTATAGTTTAGAATAATTAACTAATTCTAGTCTCGAATTCTAAAGTGATAATTATTTTAAGCTAAAATGAATGTTAATTTGGGACTTAGGGAGTAGAATAACGGAAAAAATGGAAAAGCTGAGAAGTTAATGTCTTCCAGATAAATATTGTCATTGTCATCTTTTATAAACATTTGGAGCAAGTCAAGACCAAATTCACAATCTAACAGGTGTATATTATGGTAAAATTTATATATGAGCTGTATATTCATCTGAAATTTTTAACTATTTGCTATAGCATCTTATTGTTAACTATCCTAGAAACCATCTACCTTGTTAACAAGTAAAACAAACAATATGAGTCAATTCTGTTATGTTTAAGCTGGAAATTTGtttaatataattatatatgAAATCTCTTATCCTAGACTAAATGTAGGTATAAGGTGAAACTTTGTCCTCTGATACTTGTGCAATTTTCACTTACAGAATGTAGGGAAGCCTGAACCTTCTACTAAATCAAAGGACAAAAATGAAGGCAGCAGCAAAAATTCTGCTTGGGAAATGAAGGAATTACACAGTAGGGATGGGCAAACATGGCTCAAAACCAATGTCTTCTTTGCATCTTTCGACCAGTGTAGTGACAAGGCTGCTGGTGAGAGCGCCTGCACAGCACTAGTCGCTGTTATCTCCCATTGGCTGCAGTCGAATAGAGATGCAATGCCCACGAGGTCAGAATTCGATAATCTCATACTACATGGTTCCTCAGAATGGAGAAAGTTATGCCAAAATGATACTTACATCAGTGATTTTCCAAACAAGCACTTTGATTTAGAGACTATCTTGCGTGCTGGTATTCGACCTATAGCCATATCGCATGATCAATCCTTCGTTGGATTCTTCAGTCCCGACAAGTTTGAATCATTGCAAGGGGTAATGTCATTTGATCAAATATGGGACATGATTAGTAGTTTTGCAGATGACATTACGTTTGAACCTAGAGTTTATATTATAAGTTGGAACGATCATTTCTTCGTATTGAAGGTGGAAGCAAATGCTTATTACATTATTGATACATTGGGAGAAAGGTTATTTGAGGGTTGCAACAAAGCATATATTTTAAAGTTCGACGATAACGCTATGATGTATAAGAAGGTTTACGCGGAGGAGAAGTCATTGAAAAATGATACTAAGGCTAAGGAAAATGGCGAGCAAGAGATGATATGCAAAGGGAAAGAATGCTGCAGAGAATTCATCAAGAGATTTCTCGCGGCTATCCCTCTAAAGGAACTCGAGGAGCAAGAGAAAAAAGAGACTACAGTTTCTTATTTCTCTCTACATCATAGGTTGCAGATAGAGTTCAATTCTAGCTACTTgctgtcttcttcttcttcgtctttaaCATCATCCCCTTTCTCTTCTTTTGCTACTTCTACACCTTCTTATTTGTAAGATGTATACTATTTAATTTGCCTGGTGTGTATCAGAGTATTGCTGATGTGAATGCATTATCATATATCGAGCACAATTAGATTGCCAGTTTTCACACTCAAAATATGCAATATGTACCTCCACAAATAGGAATGTGTTAATATAAACTCCAGAAGACGGACAACCAATATGAGGCCGTCGTCCAGAGACGGATCCAGAATTTGAATTTTATGGgtttaatttcagaattttaccACATCGTGTCTAATTTACTGGGTTCAAAATCTATTTTTGCACTTATGTAGCTggatttttaatatatatatatacacggtcTAAGCGGAAGTTACTGGGTAATTTCTCATTGGCTCCGCCCCTGGCCGCATCGTTTTTGGACCCTTAAATCCAGACAATATTTAAGTGACAACAACTACACCTCAATCACAAAGCTAGTTTAActtggctatatgaatcctccaTATCCATTTTTCTCCATTTGGGCTTGTTCTGATCCATTATTCTGTTGGAAAAATATTGGATTAAGGAGAATATATAGGAGTTAGCTTGAGGCGTGTCGAGGACACTGTCCTTAAGGACATTTCGCCCACACCGGGATGAATAAAATTAGGCGCATCCCCGggattcaacaagctcttttAGTATAACTAGGAAcagaaacaacaaaaattaattaatagAAAATCCAGAAAAAAGAAGGGATGAAAAGTTTTTACTTTTTCACCCACTCCAAATGGAACACAAACATATACttatatatagatatatttatatatagtcCAAAAGGGAGATGGACATCTGATAGGTAATGAAAACGTTAAAACTCCATTAAGGAGTCAAATGCCAAAACGTCAAATTCATTTAAGACCAAAGAAACATTAGCTATCAAAGTTAAGGAAATGTTATTAAAATTAACGTTAAGGAAACGGTCATCCAAGACCAATTTTGGTCAGATTCAAAGTTATAAAAAAATAACTGATTTTGATAGCCATTCAatgttaataaaatattatattcaAAGTTATTATAATTTACTATTCAAATTGATTGTATAATAAATATCCATTAACATAATATCAAGGAATGAACCTAGACATCAATTTGAATATGTCTTTTTGAGTTATCAAATTAGTTTTCTAACATATTCAACTCGTCTTTTAGGGTAATTAATAGTTCTCTAAAATTAGAATTCTCTAAATCTCAAACTTATGCCAAGACGGCATACAATCTCTAACAAAACTAGAAAGACCTATCAAATACCAAACCTAATGTAAGTGTACCAAAAAAGGCTAAACCAGCCAACTAGCCGATATAGATACTTTGTTTCCGTAGTGTTGTGTTCTTCGGTAAGACATCATAGATTCTAAAAAATTGTAGGTCTTTTTAAGACAACTTTCCGTCTTATAAATTTAAGTCTACCCCATCTCAACACCTTCAAACATTATGCATGGTGTCACACCTACGAACGGGCACATTTGAAGCTCTAAACAACTTCTCTTTTTGTTATtagtattatattatattatattattcgTATTATTATTAATTAGCACAAGTAGACTTAAGACATAAAGTAGTAGTAGTGTCGTTTTCAAAGTGGAAATGCTCTTGaccttatctttaattgaaaatGACATGAAAATTGTTGCTTCTTTGAAAAGAAATTTCAAATCATTACCAATTGCAGGTTCAAAAAGGTAGGGAAAAAAAGGATAGAGATAACGTTATTGACTGCAATTTGAAAAGGCAATGATTTAGTGTGAAAGCTTGTCCAACTATTtatcttttctcttttttatttttttaattaatcatTCGACGTAAAACTTATTGGTCTAATTAATCTGAATCCAGATCGCATAAATCTGCTTCTAGAGTAAAGCACCTTTTGTACGAGATCGATCCTTTTATATATCATATGGAGTCTCGTTTGGCCTGCCAATAAAACGATACTGATAACATATGCATCACTTAAAATTAGTGAATTTGTAATATTAGGATTACAAGAATCGGTGAACGAAAAACTACGAGGAATACTCATATTATGGGGATTGTTAAACTCACTATCGATTTTCTGGTACTAGCCAAACATTACAGTTAAATTTTCTTAGACATAAAGAGTATGCATTATCATGTGACCATTATTTCCTAATTTACGAATCGAAGAGTATGGTTCCGTTTAGGATCAAATTCAAAGCAAAAGAgactaaataaaatatataaaaaattataagaGAGAAACAGCGACCCAAAAAGGACAAGACACCTAAAAAGGTAGGGAATAAAATGTCCGTCACGGGTATGTTAATACCAACATATCACATATGTCCATATGTCAGTTTTTATTATCCTTTGCAGTCAACTAAAATCCAATATAATTCAAAAAGCTATTGTCCCCACCTCCCATTCCCTCCTCTTTTCAGTTTCCACTTAATTTCTTCGTCCCACCACTTGCCACTCCACCCATATCAATAGCCATAACCATTAACCATACATAAATTAACCACCATTTTGCTTTGATTCACATTGCATTTTATGTATTGTTCAGAGAACTTGAAAGTGAATTATTCAATAGTGAAACTGAAACAGAAGGCCTCGCTCAACGAGTTGATAGATTTGCAAATTAAGGTAACAAACTTTGTGTCACGACATGTATTAATGCATAATTCAACTTTTTTCCTTTTCATACATGCTAAATTCTTTACTTTTCTTCCATTTTGGTGTCAAATGCAGATCGCAGGATCATAGCCGGAGCAAGTATTTTCATctcgaaatatatatatttaacctGAATATTCTTTAAATCACACGTACGTAAGGTATCATTCCCTCTGCAACATCAACATTTCGTGTAAAGTTTTGAATTAAGTCTCTTGATAGGTAGTTAATGTCAACTCCAAGTTCTCCCCTCCCTTCCAATACTTCCCCTACCTCCAACACCAGCCGCCATCGTCGCCGCATCTCCCTTCCAACATGGAAAGGTGCAAAACCAATACCACTAGCCATATCCATATTAATAGGCATACTCTTTCGCTTCGCCGTACCAAAACCCCACCAACTCTCCACTAAAGCATGGCAACTCTTAGCCATTTTCCTTACAACTATCTCTGGTCTAATCCTCGGCCCATTGCCAGTGGGCGCGTGGGCTTTCCTTTGCCTCACCCTCACCGTTGTAACGAAAACCTTAACCTTCGCTGCAGCATTTGCTGCATTCACTAATGAAGTCATTTGGTTAATTGTTGCATCATTCTTTTTCTCAAGAGGGTTTATTAAAACTGGACTTGGTGATAGAGTTGCTTTGTGTTTTGTGTGTTGGCTTGGAAAAAATACTTTGGGTTTGTCTTATGGTTTGGCTTTGAGTGAGGCGGCAATATCTCCGGCTATTCCAAGTACAACTGCAAGGGCAGGTGGGATTTTCTTGCCCATTATTAAGTCATTGGCTGTCACTGCTGATAGTCACCCAAAGGATGATTCTGCTAAGAAGCTTGGTGCTTATCTTGTTCAATCTCAGTTGCAGGTTGCCATTTATTCTTTAATTTATTCACTTCCTAGTATGTTTAATTTATGGACTAACAGTACTATAAATTTGATTTACACTTTTAGTGCAATTTAACTAGCTATAATAGGTTATTACTCCATATTTTAGGTTAGCATATGAAGAAAAGGGCAGCCCCGtatactaagctcccgctatgcgcgggtccGAAAAAGgatcggaccacaagggtctgttgtacgcaaccttaccttGCATATTTGCAAGAGActattttcacggctcgaacatGTGATTTCCTGGttacatggcagcaactttaccagttacgccaaagTTACCGAGACTTGCTATTAATTAAGATTGAATTTTAGTTCTGTGTACTGACCATAGTTGATCTATAAAAACAGGTAAATCTTCGTAGCATCCTTTGATATGGTGAACTT
The DNA window shown above is from Nicotiana tomentosiformis chromosome 8, ASM39032v3, whole genome shotgun sequence and carries:
- the LOC104113359 gene encoding uncharacterized protein, with the protein product MVVKMVKIKKFQVKIRTLKLELGVDDNIEAFDGVNQEPKKVKMMAIKMKWKGEPKFGLVPFHYKQKKGITSRRIVKKLGQAANSIEWDNDGDEFENICCFTEVSGCYQSLKYSPWDVSFNVLYSSNLEAKMVVIGKMVVNVAEMASKMVSEVEEKLPITLNIGRVSVSATLHVKVKFAEIRDVQDSAGSARESNQLQSLAKSKSLCDRKAQKANQLSQEDDSDESSTFEAVEPKAIESGSLPSLETQPDSVNKVGWFSWKRRRLSLRPTRSKAEPLIKKSRSFSVVSRLSQQNVGKPEPSTKSKDKNEGSSKNSAWEMKELHSRDGQTWLKTNVFFASFDQCSDKAAGESACTALVAVISHWLQSNRDAMPTRSEFDNLILHGSSEWRKLCQNDTYISDFPNKHFDLETILRAGIRPIAISHDQSFVGFFSPDKFESLQGVMSFDQIWDMISSFADDITFEPRVYIISWNDHFFVLKVEANAYYIIDTLGERLFEGCNKAYILKFDDNAMMYKKVYAEEKSLKNDTKAKENGEQEMICKGKECCREFIKRFLAAIPLKELEEQEKKETTVSYFSLHHRLQIEFNSSYLLSSSSSSLTSSPFSSFATSTPSYL